The DNA segment AATGGTGGAGTCATCGTCACTTGATCAAAGGAACGATTCTTCCAATCTTGACGGGATAAAATAGACATTTGACCAATCGCAAATGGAATTTTACGATTCTGCTTGTTTTTAAAATCAAAACGTACCGTGTTCTGATCAAGCGCAGTGATTTTTTTGATATCCCCGTAATAAGATCGAAGACCTGGAACAGCTTGAGTCAGGATCGTCTCGAACGTAAAAACTACATCATCGGCGGTGACAGGTAGTTGATTAGAAAATCGAGCATTGGGATGAATATGGAAAATGATCCACGAGGGATCTTCAGTATCTTGTGTGATTTTATCTGCAAGCAAACCATAAGCGACAGAAGGTTCATCCAATGAGCTTACGAGTAAAGAATCCGATAAATAGGCTGTTCCATTCACAGCAGTCCCTTTGCTGATCAGTGCATTGAGACTGTCAAAGGTGCCCTGTGCCATCGTTGAAAAAGTCCCACCCTTGGGGGCATTGGGATTGGCATAAGGGAAAAATGATTCTTTAGCATGTAACGGTGTTCCATTCAATGCTATGGCATTGCTTGTAGTTACGATGGCAGATGCTGGTGTGATTAGAAAAAATACCAGACTAACTATAATAACCTGAATACTGCCCATCCTTGGGCGGTTGCAGCACATGACTAGCGATGACTCTTTTTCTTCGCTACTGGTTTTTCAGGTTCGGGGATGCTGATGGTATCACCGGCTTGGATTCGTGTATCTGCGGGGATATCATTTAAATCGGCTAAAGCCACGACTGTTAGCCCATGTTTGGCTGCTATACGGGCCAATGTCTCTCCACTTCTAACCTTATAGTCACTTGTTGGTGTTTTATCAGCAGATGACTTGTCATCTTTAGCAGATGATTTTTTATTCGGCAACTCAATTGCAGGAACACTGATCGTATCGCCTACCAATAATGAGGTTGTTGCTGGGATATCATTGAGTTTCGCTAAGCTACCAACACTTAAATTATAACGACTAGCAATCTTGGCTAAGGTATCGCCACGTTTTATCGTATAGTCATCTGTTTTTATCGTGCTGGATTTTGCATTAGTTGCTGCTGAATCACTCGCCTTGTCGGCGAGTTTACCAGCAGAATCTTTGGAAGAAGAACTATCAGCGTTTGCCACAAGATTCAAGCGAGTTCCTGTGATCAAATTACTCGTGACTTTTAAATTATTACGATCTGCAAGCTCTCGATTCGTTAGGTTGAACTGTGCGGCAACGTCCGTCAATGTATCTCCTGCCTGAACTACATAAGTCGTAGGCGCCTCAACAATTTTTTTCGCACCATATAGATACAGAGGTGTTCCTGTGATCAAATTCGCATTGGCATCCATCTGATTCCATTTAGCGATGTCACGCCATGCTAGTCCTGCTTTCGTTGCCACATTCGCTAAGGTATCACCGGCTTTAACGATATAAATTGTCCGCACGCCTTTAGGCTTATCCGTTACTTTGACATCGGCTACAACTTTGGTTTCAACAGGTGTCAACTTATGGGTCTTGATATCTGTTGCGGTAGGTGATTTTAAATAAGGTTGGTCATAACTTAATGAACGAGTTTCACCTTGCTTATCTAGCACGGACTGCTGAGTCTGAATAGCCGTCAGCTGAATTTTGCCGTCCAATGGATCAACAACTGGGGTGTTGGATGATGTAATCGATCTAATTTCAGTGACAACTTTACTTTTATCATCCGCACTCAAATTTGGTAATGAGCCGTTTTTGATATCAGCACTCTTCGGATCAATAGCCACAGCGACTATTGGAGCCGAATTCGACGTTGTTGCAGGAGCCACAATAATCGGTGATTGAGTCACTGGCGCAGAACTGTCTGTAGGTGTTGAGGTATTATTTGCAGTAATGTTAGTTGCTGAGATATTCGGATTACTCACAATGGGCTGCACTGTTGATGAAGGCCGTGTCGTAATCGTCATTGTAGTTGCATCGGTTTTAGCGACAATTGGGGCTGGAATATTGCTAACAATCGTTTGAGCTGCGGTACTTTGACTTTGTACAGCATTCGCACTGTTGTTAACATTTGCAACAGCTTTTTGAACATTCGCTTGAGATGGTACGCTGGCTTGATTGGCCATGGCTGCTAGTGCATCGGCATTGCTTGGAATTCGCTGATTACTACGAACCGTCACAGATTCAGTGATGTTCGCTGTCTTACTGCTACTCACCACGTTACCGGTTGCCATAATTGCTGCAGCTTGAGGCGTACTGACTGAAGTAGAGGTTTTACCATCTGAACGCGTTATGGTTTGAGTAATCGTCTGGGTGATAGGCTGGTTCATCGCGAGCAGACTACCTGTATCGGTCACACCAAATCGACTCGGATCTACAGTAGGCAGATTTTTAAGTCGTGCGTCCACCGAAGCAGAAAGACTGGTCGGAATCAAAACGCGATAAGGACCATTCGGTGCAGTAACACCCTGTAAGAAGGCTGGATTGAGTTCGAAGATTTCCTTACTGGTCAAGCCGGTTGTTTCAACAATTTTCGCGAGATCAACAGGTCCTTGCAAGGTCACTGCACGGAAGTGTGGACGGTTTGCAATACTATTTAGTTGAATACCGTAACTTTCTGGATTTTTGATAATTTGAGCAACCGCAATAAAACGCGGCACATAATTCATGGTTTCTTCAGGTAACTTCAGTGACCAGTAATCGGTTGGCAACCCTTGCGCAATATTGCGATTGATCGCTTGTTGGATACGGCCTGGTCCGGCATTGTAGGACGCTAATGCGAGTTCCCATGAACCAAATTTCTGATAAAGGCTGGTGAGAAAATCATAAGCTGCGCGGGTAGATTCAACAACATCTCTGCGTCCATCGTAGTAAGCATCTTGGCGTAGACCATAGATACGCCCCGTACTTGGGATAAATTGCCACATCCCTGCTGCCGAGGCGTTACTTGTTGCAAAAGGATCATAGGAGCTTTCAATAACTGGCAATAAGGCAAGCTCAGTTGGAATACCACGACGCTCTGCTTCAGTCACGGTATAGTAAAAATAACGGCTGGCTCGAGCTGACAAGCGGTCAATATAAGGCTGGCGGCTGACAAACCAGTTACGTTGCGCACTAATTCTCGGATTTTCAACTGATAAATCCAAGCGATAACCCACTCGTATACGGTTCCATAAATTACCATAGCGTAGAACGGCAAGACGATCGCCTTCTACCGCTTCCATATCTGTTGCTTGTAGTAACTCCTCTAAGGAGTCTGCACTTTCGAGATCAAGATTATCCTGTGGATTGCTACGTGATTGTGTTGAGTGATTTTTTTTATTCGGAATCTTATGTGCAGAATTCTGCGGTGGCGTTGAGCTACAGCCAGCCATAATTCCGGCAATGGCAAGGACTAATGCATGAGGGGTATAACGGTATAGCATTGGTAAGGTACCAACGCGACCATCTTGTTTAGGTGTTTGTGCAAGTATTGCATCAGGACCGACTTGCGCAGGCAGCAAAAACGACGACATCATGTATTATTCCAAGTCAAACGCATATGTAATTAACATTGTAGACCGATAATGCATGCTCTACCAATACTCATAAAGTGTTTGGACGTAAGCGAATGTTGCGTTTGTGGTATCTTGTCCTACACTTTATAAAGTTATGTGAACTGTTACACACGAATACTCCAAAACCTTGACGAAAAATTACGGCATAATGGCCTTAAATAGTTCTTTATTCGCTGTGTATCTGCAATATTTTCTATCTTTCTAGTGCTGAAAGCTCAGAAAATATTCCGAATTCAATTTAGTACTCTTTCTATCGTTTTAATTTTAATCAGTAAACTCGGATATCACCATGTCGCTACTCACAACCTCATCCCAAATGATTACGCTTTATGTCGATGGCGCATGTCGGGGTAATCCTGGTAAAGGCGGTTGGGGTGTTTATGTGGAGTATGCGGATGGCAAAAAAGCAGAGTTTTGTGGCGGAGAACCACATACCACCAATAATCGCATGGAGCTTATGGCTGCAATAGAAGGATTAGCGCGTACAGACCCTACGCTTGCGGCAACGGTATGGACAGACTCGAATTATGTTCAAAAAGGGATTAGCGAGTGGATCCATAATTGGAAGAAAAAAAACTGGAAGAAGAGTGATGGCGGTGCCGTCATCAATGCAGATTTATGGAAAATTCTCGACAAGCTCAGCCAAAATCGAAAAATAGACTGGCGCTGGATTAAAGGTCATGCGGGACATGCTGGCAATGAAAAAGCAGATCAACTGGCAAATCAGGGCTTAGAAACTCAAGGACCGTCTATAGCATTAGCCAATGATAAAAAACAGACACTTGCCGCACATATGGATTCTCCTGAAGATAAGCCACTTATCATTAAAGCCAAAAATACCGAGTCAACTTCGCTGATGGATTTGTTATTGCCACCAGATGAGTTTGATGATTATCAAGAACCAAATTGGTTAAATGAAGAAGATCAAGATCTGTCAGAGTCATATGAACGTTTCGATGAAGCTGAAGAGACATTGGCAACCCAAGGTTCTTTGACACCTACCCTACCTGATGATGCTTATACCGAAGAGTCACAAGGGATAGTTCGCACTCACAATACAGCGCGATTAGATGCATTTACCAGTAGTGGTAAACGTCAGCTCATCTTAGATACAGAAACCACAGGTTTTGATCCCAAAACAGGCGATCGAATTGTCGAAATTGGCGTTATTGAGTTGATTAATCGCAAATTGACTGGAAACTCACTGCATGTTTATCTAAATCCGCAACGGTTAGTTGGTGAGTCGGAAAACATCCATGGTCTCAGCGATGCTTTTTTGAGTGATAAGCCTTTATTTGCTGATATCGCCGATGAGCTTGAGGCATTTTTGGTGGGTGCGGAAGTGATTGCTCATAATGCAAGCTTCGACATGCGCTTCTTGGAAGCCGAAATGGAAATGGCTGGGCGTCGGCCTCTTTCTGAGCAAATCACAGTCACTGATACATTGGCCATTGCGAAGCGCAAACATCCAGGGCAAAAAAACTCGCTGGATGCATTAGCTAAACGTTATGAAATCAAAGAGCGTGATCGTACCTTTCATGGCGCATTACTAGACGCTGAGATTCTAGCGGACGTATATCTGCTGTTGACTGGTGGTCAAGTTACATTGGATATGGATACTCAGGAGGAACGCAGCAATCAAATCAATGAAAGCCGTCCGCGTATTCAGCGTAAACTCGCTGTTGTAAAAGCCCATACAGACGAACTCAATCTTCATCAAGCATGGATAGCGGAAATGGATAGTGGTCGGGATGGCGCTATTTCTATTTGGCATAAATGGGAACAAAGTCAAACTTCATAGCATCATGGATACATCAAGCTGATGTCTAGAACGCGAATCAGTTGGCATTAATGGTTTCTCTTGATTAGCATGCTTATCGAAAGATGAATAAAAAGTGATTAAGCGATCAGCACATTTGGTTTATAGAATAACTTAATTTATGCTTAACCATATATTTCTATTCATATTTAGTGTTTAGTCATGAAACATGATTGAGTTAAATCAGTGATCGTGACATCATTGGATATAGCACGGATTCAACAACAGGAAAGGAACATGCCTGCATCACTCGTCTCAAATCCAAAATCATATTTTGATGTCCAGCACTTTGATATCTCTTCTCTTTATATTGTCAAATCGGAAATCAATGCATCCTTGAATCAGGTCGAGTCTGCATTAAGCTTATTTATTTCAGATCAAAGTGTCACTGTTGGCTTATTTGATGCGGCAGATGCGATGCATCAAGTCACGGGTATTCTCAAATTGTTACGCATGGATGGCGCTATTGAGCTATCAGATGGAATCCGTTTGCTGTTGATTAATATTTCAGAGAATCCGGATACAACAGATGACAGCAAAATCACTGCGCTCAGTGAAGGATTGATGACGCTAACCCGTTA comes from the Aquirhabdus parva genome and includes:
- a CDS encoding LysM peptidoglycan-binding domain-containing protein encodes the protein MMSSFLLPAQVGPDAILAQTPKQDGRVGTLPMLYRYTPHALVLAIAGIMAGCSSTPPQNSAHKIPNKKNHSTQSRSNPQDNLDLESADSLEELLQATDMEAVEGDRLAVLRYGNLWNRIRVGYRLDLSVENPRISAQRNWFVSRQPYIDRLSARASRYFYYTVTEAERRGIPTELALLPVIESSYDPFATSNASAAGMWQFIPSTGRIYGLRQDAYYDGRRDVVESTRAAYDFLTSLYQKFGSWELALASYNAGPGRIQQAINRNIAQGLPTDYWSLKLPEETMNYVPRFIAVAQIIKNPESYGIQLNSIANRPHFRAVTLQGPVDLAKIVETTGLTSKEIFELNPAFLQGVTAPNGPYRVLIPTSLSASVDARLKNLPTVDPSRFGVTDTGSLLAMNQPITQTITQTITRSDGKTSTSVSTPQAAAIMATGNVVSSSKTANITESVTVRSNQRIPSNADALAAMANQASVPSQANVQKAVANVNNSANAVQSQSTAAQTIVSNIPAPIVAKTDATTMTITTRPSSTVQPIVSNPNISATNITANNTSTPTDSSAPVTQSPIIVAPATTSNSAPIVAVAIDPKSADIKNGSLPNLSADDKSKVVTEIRSITSSNTPVVDPLDGKIQLTAIQTQQSVLDKQGETRSLSYDQPYLKSPTATDIKTHKLTPVETKVVADVKVTDKPKGVRTIYIVKAGDTLANVATKAGLAWRDIAKWNQMDANANLITGTPLYLYGAKKIVEAPTTYVVQAGDTLTDVAAQFNLTNRELADRNNLKVTSNLITGTRLNLVANADSSSSKDSAGKLADKASDSAATNAKSSTIKTDDYTIKRGDTLAKIASRYNLSVGSLAKLNDIPATTSLLVGDTISVPAIELPNKKSSAKDDKSSADKTPTSDYKVRSGETLARIAAKHGLTVVALADLNDIPADTRIQAGDTISIPEPEKPVAKKKSHR
- the dnaQ gene encoding DNA polymerase III subunit epsilon encodes the protein MSLLTTSSQMITLYVDGACRGNPGKGGWGVYVEYADGKKAEFCGGEPHTTNNRMELMAAIEGLARTDPTLAATVWTDSNYVQKGISEWIHNWKKKNWKKSDGGAVINADLWKILDKLSQNRKIDWRWIKGHAGHAGNEKADQLANQGLETQGPSIALANDKKQTLAAHMDSPEDKPLIIKAKNTESTSLMDLLLPPDEFDDYQEPNWLNEEDQDLSESYERFDEAEETLATQGSLTPTLPDDAYTEESQGIVRTHNTARLDAFTSSGKRQLILDTETTGFDPKTGDRIVEIGVIELINRKLTGNSLHVYLNPQRLVGESENIHGLSDAFLSDKPLFADIADELEAFLVGAEVIAHNASFDMRFLEAEMEMAGRRPLSEQITVTDTLAIAKRKHPGQKNSLDALAKRYEIKERDRTFHGALLDAEILADVYLLLTGGQVTLDMDTQEERSNQINESRPRIQRKLAVVKAHTDELNLHQAWIAEMDSGRDGAISIWHKWEQSQTS